Proteins encoded within one genomic window of Oryza glaberrima chromosome 12, OglaRS2, whole genome shotgun sequence:
- the LOC127756927 gene encoding citrate-binding protein-like: MASSSSCAWCLVVLAVAMAAAAPSSPAAADPTDGFTAVRLGERNFQLQWPYDVKNSSRYSFDGTVRRLWVFSSDKPHTPRSKTKPRTEIRMTGYDYSSRVWQFEGTGYVPSGTTGVSIMQVFGGGKTATTLMLHVYDGDLWYYHQQVVEHNINDRWFRLNVLHDVAASQLTVFVDSRERLRVTGKGGDSHYFKFGVYTQVINPIRRMESRWRGVRILNKNHATSY; the protein is encoded by the exons atggcttcttcctcctcctgtgcttggtgtctggtggtgttggcggtggccatggcggcggcggcgccgtcgtcgccggcggcggccgacccGACGGACGGCTTCACGGCGGTGAGGCTGGGTGAGAGGAACTTCCAGCTGCAGTGGCCGTACGACGTGAAGAACAGCTCGAGGTACAGCTTCGACGGCACGGTGAGGCGGCTGTGGGTCTTCTCCTCCGACAAGCCCCACACGCCGCGGAGCAAAACCAAACCAAGGACGGAGATCAGGATGACG GGATACGACTACTCGTCGAGGGTGTGGCAATTTGAGGGTACCGGCTACGTCCCCTCTGGCACCACCGGCGTGTCCATCATGCAGGTGTTCGGCGGCGGCAAGACCGCCACCACCCTCATGCTCCATGTCTACGACGGTGACCTGTGGTACTACCACCAGCAGGTGGTGGAGCACAACATCAACGACCGCTGGTTCCGCCTCAACGTCCTCCATGACGTCGCTGCATCGCAGCTCACCGTCTTCGTCGACAGTCGGGAGAGGCTCCGCGTCACTGGCAAGGGCGGCGACTCGCACTACTTCAAGTTTGGGGTTTACACGCAGGTGATCAACCCGATCCGCCGCATGGAGTCTCGCTGGAGAGGCGTCCGCATCCTCAACAAGAACCATGCAACCAGTTATTAG
- the LOC127756923 gene encoding tRNA nucleotidyltransferase cca2 has translation MSLRLRGLHLLPLLRRRSCSPLLLRRRRLLRGWPPPLVSAIPSRAFGSSGIPARACASSGFSGMAAVSPPTPQQQQQRCVVEVREGVELTEKEERIFRRLLDVVRHFGLGTQLRVAGGWVRDKLLGKDSTDIDIALDNMTGQNFCEKVNEYSELLGEEQKGIGVIQCNPDQSKHLETARMLIFDIWIDFVNLRSEKYAENSRIPTVEIGTAKEDAFRRDLTINSLFFNINTNTVEDLTGRGIEDLKKGLIVTPLPAKATFLDDPLRVLRAIRFAARFNFTLTEDLKDAASDEKVKSELGSKISKERIGHEVDLMMSDKHPVNAMCYIRDLGLFYVVFAFPEKPDPPVPDKCDRLCFSHIEVAWNLAHSIGCSVFSGGSDSKSQDEHRRLCFYSALFTPVRNTIYLDKKSKKIPVTNYIIRDSLKLKASDADTVVNVHAASEKFAELINLLESNENLTTVKEKLDDEYLEIPTDSVKRVLAGLILREIKDFWRVALFICTLTYPEVSSGGDSLGQPDELHQRKEKYTRAERLITELELDGVWKMKPLLDGKAIMGIMQVKGGPLIGKWQQRLLKWQLAYPRGTTEECIEWMKQSQSKRQKV, from the exons ATGTCTCTTCGCCTCCgcggcctccacctcctccctctcctccgccgccgcagctgctcccctctcctcctccgccgccgccgcctccttcgcggTTGGCCTCCGCCGCTCGTCTCAGCGATCCCATCTAGAGCCTTCGGTTCCTCCGGCATACCCGCCCGAGCCTGCGCTTCCTCCGGCTTCTCGGGCATGGCGGCGGTGtctccgccgacgccgcagcagcagcagcagcggtgcGTGGTGGAGGTGAGGGAGGGCGTGGAGCTGACGGAGAAGGAGGAGCGGATCTTCCGTCGCCTGCTCGATGTCGTCCGCCACTTCGGCCTCGGCACCCagctccgcgtcgccggcggctgggTCAGGGACAAG CTATTGGGGAAAGACTCCACTGACATTGATATTGCACTTGATAATATGACGGGCCAGAATTTCTGCGAGAAAGTAAATGAGTATTCAGAATTATTGGGTGAGGAACAGAAAGGAATTGGCGTTATTCAGTG CAATCCTGATCAATCAAAGCACTTGGAAACTGCAAGGATGCTTATATTCGACATTTGGATTGACTTTGTCAACTTGAGGTCTGAAAAATATGCTGAAAACAGTCGGATTCCTACCGTG GAGATTGGTACAGCCAAAGAAGATGCATTCCGTAGGGACCTAACAATAAATAG TTTATTCTTCAATATCAACACTAACACAGTGGAAGATTTAACCGGAAGAG GTATTGAAGATCTGAAAAAGGGTCTTATTGTTACTCCTTTACCTGCCAAAGCTACCTTCTTGGATGACCCCCTTAGAGTTCTTCGAGCAATCCGATTTG CTGCTAGATTCAACTTTACATTAACTGAAGATTTGAAAGATGCTGCTTCTGATGAAAAGGTGAAGTCTGAACTTGGTAGCAAGATTAGCAAAGAGCGCATCGGTCATGAG GTAGATCTTATGATGTCAGACAAACATCCTGTTAATGCAATGTGTTATATTCGTGATTTGGGGTTATTTTATGTTGTCTTTGCTTTTCCTGAGAAGCCCGACCCTCCAGTTCCTGACAAATGTGACCG gctTTGTTTTTCACATATTGAAGTTGCATGGAATCTTGCTCATTCTATTGGCTGCTCTGTGTTCAGTGGTGGTTCTGATTCCAAGTCACAG GATGAGCACCGAAGGCTTTGCTTTTATAGTGCACTATTCACTCCTGTTCGGAATACAATATatttggataaaaagtcaaagAAG ATTCCTGTCACTAACTATATTATTCGTGACTCTCTGAAGTTAAAAGCTAGTGATGCTGACACG GTTGTCAACGTACATGCTGCAAGTGAAAAGTTTGCTGAATTAATTAATCTCCTTGAGTCGAATGAAAATCTGACAACTGTGAAAGAGAAATTGGATGATGAATACCTTGAGATCCCAACAGACTCAGTTAAACGTGTTTTGGCAG GGCTTATACTTCGGGAGATAAAGGACTTTTGGCGTGTGGCACTGTTTATCTGCACTCTTACCTACCCGGAGGTTAGCAGTGGTGGTGATTCTCTCGGCCAGCCAGACGAATTACAtcaaaggaaagaaaaataCACGAGAGCTGAACGTTTAATAACTGAACTGG AGCTTGATGGTGTATGGAAGATGAAACCGTTGCTTGATGGGAAGGCCATTATGGGGATTATGCAGGTCAAGGGAGGTCCACTTATCGGAAAATGG CAACAACGACTGTTGAAGTGGCAGCTTGCTTATCCAAGGGGAACCACAGAGGAGTGCATCGAGTGGATGAAGCAGTCGCAGTCGAAACGGCAAAAAGTATAG
- the LOC127757367 gene encoding uncharacterized protein LOC127757367: MTSSGNSLSSSKRKMKRSSITQLGNDRAADMATFNTQDWKLWHQGESLAVTDASPMRNTDRPVPPYYLPISMMQFFSVKVIEIMGGLQWPLHVYGIVATRDSQDNKRNFLFRCDREHCQTLASPQDSCLRLTRPSRAIVMVNPVVVEVDLKVKGSRGPPSEDKVLSEHAFVHNHTGHRIKPGFPHRQLESTEDSTMEFVFAHLQSAVEATITVGVVEGSPDFRARFTALTAGIDEDVLLLDFQDGTKVVVDDDGFVVLRRRVVSVEGTGKLILRMEATNHGGDDTAVVKEEIFCATKTSRSQSYFMLGFCKLSIIIAWSLLP; encoded by the exons ATGACGTCGTCGGGGAACTCCTTGTCGTCGTCCAAGCGGAAGATGAAGCGCTCTAGCATCACCCAGTTGGGGAACGACcgggcggcggacatggcgacCTTTAACACACAAGATTGGAAATTATGGCACCAAGGGGAATCGCTCGCTGTGA CGGATGCTTCTCCAATGAGGAACACGGATAGGCCAGTGCCACCATATTATCTGCCAATTAGCATGATGCAATTCTTCTCAGTGAAGGTGATCGAGATCATGGGAGGTCTCCAATGGCCACTCCACGTCTATGGTATCGTTGCTACGCGTGACTCACAAGATAACAAGAGGAACTTCTTGTTTCGTTGTGATAGAGAGCACTGCCAGACCCTTGCCTCACCACAG GATTCATGTTTGAGACTTACACGTCCTAGTCGAGCTATTGTAATGGTGAACCCTGTAGTTGTTGAGGTTGACTTGAAAGTGAAGGGCAGCAGAGGACCCCCATCTGAAGACAAGGTTTTAAGCGAGCATGCTTTTGTTCACAACCACACTGGTCATAGGATTAAACCTGGCTTTCCTCATAGACAGCTGGAATCAACAGAGGACAGCACGATGGAGTTTGTGTTTGCACATCTGCAGAGTGCAGTGGAGGCCACCATCACGGTTGGAGTCGTTGAAGGATCGCCTGATTTCAGGGCTCGTTTTACTGCTCTAACTGCTGGGATTGATGAGGATGTGTTGCTTCTTGACTTTCAGGATG ggacTAAGGTGGTGGTCGATGATGATGGGTTCGTCGTGCTCCGGCGACGTGTTGTTTCTGTTGAAGGGACAGGGAAGCTGATTCTCCGGATGGAGGCTACAAATCACGGTGGCGATGACACGGCTGTTGTTAAGGAAGAAATCTTCTGTGCTACAAAGACATCAAGGAGCCAAAGTTACTTCATGCTTGGGTTTTGTAAGCTGTCGATCATCATCGCCTGGTCGTTACTTCCATAG
- the LOC127756926 gene encoding uncharacterized protein LOC127756926: MTPLPPCRRPPENDRRMVMLRSTGLLYLGNQDEFEVVELNLYLSRPQVVLAQLCLLRSHISKVASSGWRTIRLPIHVHGNPDDVHQLYSWKTDTVIPFDNQLCWIDYMRGILFYDPAAIVVSFLPFPVDHETPRRNKECFWLYRGVSVLDASGVLKFIDVARDDGLGFESLRRDAGFTVTCYSLVLGEHKKKKKKHRRTMEWREDYKITSNELWSINSLDCLPRTLLMFPQVDIDRPHIVHFLAPELRYVIKKMWVVAIDMNTKIVESSSLYINGKEDLQTEDAGLTRAKSRFPQSFLPSDFSKFITFSRTRNNME; the protein is encoded by the exons ATGACGCCTCTGCCACCTTGCAGACGTCCTCCTGAGAATGATCGCCGCATGGTGATGCTCCGATCCACGGGCCTCTTGTACCTAGGCAACCAAGATGAGTTCGAGGTGGTAGAGCTGAATCTTTACCTATCCAGGCCCCAGGTGGTCCTAGCTCAACTCTGTTTGCTGCGGTCGCACATATCAAAGGTAGCGAGCAGCGGTTGGCGCACCATCCGTCTGCCGATCCACGTCCATGGCAACCCCGATGATGTGCATCAGCTCTACTCCTGGAAGACCGACACTGTGATCCCCTTCGACAACCAGCTGTGCTGGATTGACTACATGCGAGGCATCCTCTTTTATGACCCTGCCGCGATTGTCGTCTCTTTCCTTCCGTTCCCTGTGGATCATGAGACTCCTCGTCGCAACAAGGAATGCTTCTGGTTGTACCGTGGTGTGTCTGTCCTTGATGCCAGCGGTGTGCTCAAATTCATCGACGTCGCCCGCGATGATGGACTTGGCTTTGAGTCACTCAGGCGTGATGCTGGTTTTACTGTCACCTGCTACAGCCTCGTGTTGGGAGAacataagaagaagaagaagaaacacagGAGAACCATGGAGTGGAGGGAGGACTACAAGATCACCTCCAATGAGCTCTGGTCTATCAACAGCCTTGACTGCCTCCCACGCACCTTACTCATGTTCCCTCAAGTGGACATTGACAGGCCACATATAGTGCACTTCCTTGCCCCTGAATTACGGTATGTCATCAAGAAGATGTGGGTCGTCGCCATTGACATGAACACCAAGATCGTGGAGTCATCTTCTCTGTATATCAATGGGAAGGAGGACCTTCAAACTGAGGACGCTGGCCTGACCCGTGCAAAGTCGCGCTTTCCGCAGTCCTTCCTCCCATCTGACTTCTCCAAGTTCATCACTTTCTCAAG GACGAGGAACAATATGGAATGA